The stretch of DNA CTGCCGGGCTGGCTATGTCAACAGTCCATCCGGCCTGAAGGAATACGTAATATGGATGCAGGACGTCCGGGAGATGGAAACCCGTGCGCGTGGGAAGCCCGGAGAGCGACGACTGACTTGTTGTGACGATGAGAACACGGGCCTCGGTCTGAGCGAAGGCAACTCTACAGGGGAACAGAAGTGCGAATGCGAAAAGGAGTGCGCGTGCAACGTTGAACCAGGACTTCATGGCAAGAACATCGAATGTGATACAGTGGTAAAAAATCGGCGGATCGAATTTACTTCAGTGTGAGCAGGTAGTCGGCCAGCAGCCCCAACCGTTCGGTGCCGAGATGTCTGAAGGCGGGCATCCCGGCTGGATAGGACGTCTGCTGCGCGGTCAACCGCGAATCTCTTGCGATGTACGCATCGGGATCGCTCAGGTACTCAACAAGTTGCTCGCGAGAAAAATTTCTTCCGAGTTCACGAAGTTTTGGCGCCCGCTCCGTGCCCTCCGCATATTCGCCATGACAAAGGGGGCAGTTCAAACCGCTGTACTCGGCCCTTCCAGGCAAACCGGCTGTTGGATCTTCTGTGCTTCTACCGCATCCGGACACGACAACAATGGATGTCAAAACTCCGGAAATGAGGAGCGATCGGGCGTAACTGCGAATCGATGTCGACATGGTGTTCCTAGAAATTGATACAGTGAGCGGAGCCACACCGGCACCAGCATGGGCCATCCTCTATTGTCGAACG from Ignavibacteriota bacterium encodes:
- a CDS encoding cytochrome c; protein product: MNCPLCHGEYAEGTERAPKLRELGRNFSREQLVEYLSDPDAYIARDSRLTAQQTSYPAGMPAFRHLGTERLGLLADYLLTLK